In Aquimarina sp. TRL1, a single window of DNA contains:
- a CDS encoding ABC transporter ATP-binding protein, with product MISTQNLTKKYGDFTALNALNLNVKEGEILCLLGANGAGKTTTINLLLNFISPSSGAAFINGINTAESPKKTKEFLAYIPENLMLYPTLTAVENLDYFSGIGGKKLTTPVLENYLIEAGLQQDALHKRIQSFSKGMRQKVGIAIAIAKEAKALLLDEPTSGLDPKSSNEFGLLLKKMSENGVATLMATHDLFRAKEIGTHIGIMKQGVLKHYFAASEISLPELEKCYLETMNFNDVAV from the coding sequence ATGATTAGTACACAAAATCTAACTAAAAAATATGGAGATTTCACCGCGTTAAACGCGCTCAATCTCAACGTAAAAGAAGGAGAAATCCTTTGTCTTCTCGGAGCTAATGGTGCCGGAAAAACAACTACCATTAACCTTTTGCTCAATTTCATCTCTCCAAGTTCCGGAGCGGCTTTTATCAATGGAATTAATACTGCTGAATCTCCTAAAAAAACAAAGGAATTTCTGGCATACATTCCTGAAAACCTAATGTTATACCCTACATTAACTGCTGTTGAGAATCTCGATTATTTTTCTGGGATTGGAGGTAAAAAACTGACAACTCCTGTCTTGGAAAATTATTTGATTGAGGCAGGTTTACAACAAGATGCTCTCCATAAGAGAATTCAATCTTTCTCTAAAGGTATGCGTCAAAAAGTCGGAATTGCTATTGCTATTGCCAAAGAAGCTAAAGCCCTGTTATTAGATGAGCCTACTTCTGGTTTAGATCCAAAATCCAGCAATGAATTTGGTCTTTTATTAAAAAAGATGAGTGAGAACGGGGTAGCTACTTTAATGGCTACTCATGATCTTTTCAGAGCCAAAGAAATCGGTACACATATAGGAATTATGAAACAAGGAGTATTAAAACATTATTTCGCTGCTTCAGAAATTTCTCTGCCTGAACTCGAAAAGTGCTATCTGGAAACCATGAATTTTAATGATGTTGCCGTATGA
- the prfH gene encoding peptide chain release factor H, protein MEEKTIQITAARGPAECWWVVAQVLKRFLADMKEKRMVCTVLHKDQGVENGTIRSVIVRVSGEKAMIKCQEWIGTIQWIGTSRYRKYHKRKNWFIGVHQLEESKDDTFDETQITYQTMKSSGPGGQHVNKVNSAVRAIHKPTGVMVVVMDRRSQHQNRKIAKERLEEKVKKAHLESIKDRLNQEWDHQVKLSRGNPVKVFTGSDFKKKQKRKTYKDKRNQLKRALRNTINE, encoded by the coding sequence ATGGAAGAAAAAACTATACAAATAACAGCAGCAAGAGGACCAGCAGAATGTTGGTGGGTTGTTGCGCAGGTGCTGAAACGGTTTTTAGCAGATATGAAAGAAAAAAGAATGGTCTGTACGGTTCTTCATAAGGATCAGGGTGTTGAAAATGGAACAATTAGATCTGTAATAGTCAGGGTAAGCGGAGAAAAAGCAATGATCAAGTGCCAGGAATGGATCGGAACTATTCAATGGATTGGAACTTCAAGGTATCGAAAATATCACAAACGAAAAAACTGGTTCATAGGTGTACATCAGCTGGAAGAGAGTAAAGATGATACGTTTGATGAAACTCAGATTACCTATCAAACCATGAAAAGTTCAGGACCGGGAGGGCAACATGTAAATAAAGTGAACTCTGCAGTACGAGCTATTCATAAACCCACAGGAGTGATGGTGGTAGTAATGGATCGAAGATCCCAGCATCAAAATCGGAAAATTGCAAAAGAACGATTGGAAGAAAAAGTAAAAAAGGCTCACTTAGAAAGCATAAAAGATAGATTGAATCAGGAATGGGATCATCAGGTGAAGTTATCGAGAGGAAATCCTGTAAAAGTTTTTACTGGAAGTGATTTTAAGAAAAAACAAAAACGCAAAACATATAAAGATAAACGTAATCAATTAAAGAGAGCATTGCGAAATACTATAAATGAATAA
- a CDS encoding serine hydrolase, with the protein MKTVISASSIIILLLCFACKKTPTSVIDPLAIDNYITDVMKFHHIPGVAIGIVKDGALIYEKYLGQASLETKETVNEKTTFQLFSTTKLITTVAVFQLIEEGKIRLEDLIVKHIDDLPVHWQSIKVKHLLTHSSGVPDFVRYGDELSDEELMALLEKDSMLYEAGDRFRYTQTNYWLLTKLIEKVTLMPFEDFVRINQFRGEKKSVYFSSNSLEEKENRATRYFYNNKEEKFLKSTIDNGRRGHSGNGLNLTLREFIKWNDRLDQNELLLPKTKKEMWSAFNFENKKDDFLYGWANYIINQQKSYGFSGGNITGFRKFVDDDLTIVFLSNGSKVAAHDILINDIARMIIPSVYKKKPVLEAEVIKLVLSGNYKDAIKKYRTLKEENKEKPLENLRWNINGIGNSFLYSAEGRKAVEVFSVNESVYPEWWVSSASIAEGYENVKEKDSAVFYYLKAIRNNVTNEWNYNDEMLKKLKELSPSEKH; encoded by the coding sequence ATGAAAACAGTGATTAGTGCAAGTAGCATAATAATCCTTTTATTATGTTTTGCATGTAAAAAAACTCCTACCAGTGTTATTGATCCCCTAGCGATAGATAATTATATAACAGATGTAATGAAGTTTCATCACATACCAGGAGTAGCAATAGGTATTGTTAAAGATGGAGCGTTAATATACGAGAAGTATTTAGGACAAGCTTCATTAGAAACAAAAGAAACGGTCAATGAGAAGACAACATTTCAGTTATTTTCTACTACCAAATTAATTACTACTGTAGCTGTTTTTCAGTTGATAGAAGAAGGGAAAATTAGATTGGAAGATTTGATAGTAAAGCATATCGATGACCTCCCTGTCCATTGGCAATCAATAAAAGTAAAACACCTGCTTACACATTCTTCTGGCGTGCCGGATTTTGTTAGGTATGGAGATGAACTCTCAGATGAAGAGTTAATGGCTTTATTAGAGAAGGATTCGATGTTATATGAAGCAGGGGATCGATTTAGGTACACCCAAACCAATTATTGGCTGTTAACTAAGCTAATAGAGAAAGTAACCCTTATGCCTTTCGAAGATTTTGTTCGTATTAACCAATTTAGGGGCGAAAAAAAATCGGTTTACTTTTCGTCAAATTCACTAGAAGAAAAAGAAAATAGAGCTACCAGATACTTTTATAATAATAAAGAAGAAAAGTTTTTAAAATCAACAATAGACAATGGGAGAAGAGGGCATTCAGGAAATGGGCTTAACTTGACATTGCGAGAATTCATAAAGTGGAATGATAGATTGGATCAGAATGAATTACTACTCCCAAAAACAAAAAAGGAAATGTGGAGTGCCTTTAATTTTGAGAATAAAAAAGATGATTTTTTATATGGCTGGGCGAATTACATTATCAATCAGCAAAAATCTTATGGTTTTAGTGGAGGGAATATAACAGGATTCAGAAAGTTTGTAGATGATGATCTTACGATTGTATTTTTATCCAATGGGAGCAAAGTAGCAGCTCATGATATACTTATAAATGATATAGCAAGAATGATTATTCCTAGTGTATATAAAAAGAAGCCTGTATTAGAAGCAGAAGTGATAAAGCTGGTACTGTCAGGGAATTATAAAGATGCTATAAAAAAGTATAGGACTCTTAAGGAAGAAAATAAGGAGAAACCATTAGAGAACCTACGATGGAATATAAATGGAATCGGTAATAGTTTCTTGTATTCAGCGGAAGGAAGAAAAGCAGTAGAAGTGTTTTCCGTAAATGAAAGCGTGTATCCCGAGTGGTGGGTTTCTTCAGCATCAATTGCAGAAGGATATGAAAATGTCAAAGAAAAAGACAGTGCCGTTTTTTATTATCTAAAAGCCATCCGAAATAATGTTACTAATGAATGGAATTATAACGATGAAATGCTTAAAAAACTCAAGGAATTATCACCTTCAGAAAAGCATTAA
- a CDS encoding DUF3526 domain-containing protein encodes MISNVIKKETKEILRDGRFRISAIILLLLAAIALLVSKQQYQNTNEQYEKAKNDERAVWEDQGDKNPHSAAHYGTYAFKPKFPLSLLDQGVEKYTGVSIFLEAHKRNEAQFSAAADQTGLSRFGELTPDFILLFIMPLIIILIGYNTYTKEVEGGTMLLLRNQGISPWKLAIGKWISAILPVFIMTTFLFIIAAIVLSSISDYGVFSWSSFIALYLVYLLYYIVFANIVLFISSRFKKSGISLVVSLAIWILACFAAPKAASNFADSKYPYPTRQEFASNIKEDRKQGLDGHDPWSKASKQLEKEVLQEYGVDSLHQLPFNFDAYRMQKGEEHEAEIYFKHYNLLKEQYQNQTITYKTLAIISPFLPTRFLSMAIANTDYQTHWDFSDTAENYRIRTQKFLNDNFAQNSKYGEWSYKATGDTWKNLPPFEYDAPSLSMTLSRNMSNIIILLFWVLLSTGALFVSTKKY; translated from the coding sequence ATGATTTCTAATGTAATAAAAAAAGAAACAAAAGAAATTCTAAGGGACGGACGTTTTAGAATTTCAGCAATCATACTATTGCTATTAGCAGCAATTGCTTTATTGGTTAGTAAACAACAATATCAAAATACCAATGAGCAATACGAAAAAGCTAAAAATGACGAACGAGCAGTTTGGGAGGATCAGGGTGATAAAAACCCACACTCTGCTGCCCACTATGGAACATATGCTTTCAAACCTAAATTCCCATTATCCTTACTCGATCAGGGAGTAGAAAAATATACTGGTGTTTCTATTTTCTTAGAAGCTCACAAAAGAAATGAGGCTCAATTTAGTGCCGCCGCTGATCAGACAGGGCTTTCTCGATTCGGAGAATTAACCCCTGATTTTATTCTGCTATTTATTATGCCATTGATTATTATCCTTATCGGATATAATACATATACTAAAGAAGTTGAGGGAGGCACCATGTTATTACTACGCAATCAGGGAATTTCTCCCTGGAAATTAGCTATAGGAAAGTGGATATCAGCGATATTACCTGTATTTATAATGACCACTTTTTTATTTATAATAGCTGCGATTGTTCTCTCTTCCATATCAGATTATGGTGTATTTAGCTGGTCTTCTTTTATTGCCTTATACCTTGTATATCTACTTTACTATATCGTTTTTGCTAATATTGTTTTATTTATCTCCTCTCGTTTCAAGAAATCGGGAATATCTTTAGTAGTATCATTAGCAATATGGATATTAGCTTGTTTTGCAGCTCCCAAAGCTGCCAGTAACTTTGCTGATAGCAAGTACCCTTATCCGACACGACAGGAGTTTGCTTCGAATATAAAAGAAGACAGAAAACAAGGACTGGATGGTCATGATCCATGGAGCAAAGCTTCTAAACAATTAGAAAAAGAAGTACTACAGGAATATGGTGTTGACAGCCTGCATCAACTCCCCTTTAATTTTGATGCATATAGAATGCAAAAAGGAGAAGAGCATGAAGCAGAGATTTATTTCAAACATTACAACCTCTTAAAAGAACAATATCAAAATCAAACGATTACTTATAAAACATTAGCTATTATTTCTCCATTTCTCCCTACTCGTTTCTTATCAATGGCGATTGCCAATACCGACTATCAAACACATTGGGATTTTTCTGATACAGCAGAAAATTACAGAATCCGTACGCAGAAATTTTTGAATGATAATTTTGCACAAAACTCCAAATATGGAGAATGGTCCTATAAAGCCACAGGAGATACATGGAAAAATTTACCTCCTTTTGAGTATGATGCGCCATCCTTATCGATGACACTATCCAGAAATATGTCTAATATCATCATCTTATTATTCTGGGTATTGCTCAGTACCGGAGCTTTGTTTGTTTCAACAAAAAAATACTAA
- a CDS encoding roadblock/LC7 domain-containing protein, translated as MSEKTPLQLDKVLEDTGADAALLLDLEGNVISASHVDYEQNIAAMVQMIYAMGSDLSQDLKNGELEQLLVKASAGFFVVNKHGEDAIIVIFSKEVSKIGRCLKMINTL; from the coding sequence ATGAGTGAAAAGACCCCATTACAGTTAGACAAGGTATTAGAAGATACAGGAGCAGATGCGGCACTTTTATTAGATTTGGAAGGGAATGTAATAAGTGCGTCTCATGTCGATTATGAGCAGAACATAGCAGCAATGGTACAAATGATATATGCTATGGGAAGTGATTTATCCCAAGATCTAAAAAATGGGGAGCTAGAACAACTCTTAGTAAAAGCATCAGCGGGTTTTTTTGTAGTGAATAAACATGGAGAAGATGCAATCATAGTGATTTTTTCCAAAGAAGTTTCCAAAATAGGTCGTTGCTTAAAAATGATTAATACTTTATAA
- a CDS encoding RtcB family protein — translation MGKKLRGKDLIKLGFPKNNSINVALGQINRYYKKKKKEQILQEAKEVLLKPELFKGDGVWGKIAESLLTPVTVKKHALNTTRAPFMIYGEDEIDDQAKYQLYDALKLPVSVAGALMPDAHTGYGLPIGGVLATNNAVIPYGVGVDIGCRMCLTVYPVAVSYLKGKRYRLEKILSEHTKFGMYETHKIKHDHEIFSREEFTTIPLVKKLKDKAYKQLGTSGSGNHFVEFGIVTITDAENEWGIKPGDYLGLLTHSGSRGLGANIAKHYTHLATKQCPLPKHVQQLAWLDLSTHDGHEYWLAMNLAGDYAQACHDDIHKRIGKLIGAKPICKIENHHNFAWKEMVNGVECIVHRKGATPAGKGALGIIPGSMTAPGYIVRGRGNSESLHSASHGAGRLLSRRKCKEKFTKSAINKVLKEHGVTVLGGGVDEAPMAYKNIHNVMANQKELVEVVGTFTPKIVRMDR, via the coding sequence ATGGGAAAGAAATTAAGAGGGAAAGACCTTATTAAGTTAGGGTTTCCGAAGAATAACAGTATTAATGTGGCATTAGGTCAGATTAATAGATATTATAAAAAGAAAAAAAAGGAACAGATATTACAAGAAGCAAAAGAAGTACTTCTTAAACCGGAATTGTTTAAAGGAGATGGAGTATGGGGAAAAATAGCAGAAAGTCTGTTAACACCTGTAACAGTAAAGAAGCATGCATTAAATACGACAAGAGCTCCTTTTATGATATATGGAGAAGATGAAATAGATGACCAGGCGAAATATCAATTGTATGATGCTCTGAAATTGCCGGTTTCTGTAGCAGGAGCTTTAATGCCTGATGCACATACAGGGTACGGATTGCCAATTGGAGGTGTTTTAGCAACAAACAATGCTGTTATTCCATATGGAGTGGGAGTTGATATAGGTTGCAGAATGTGTCTGACAGTATATCCCGTTGCGGTATCCTATCTAAAAGGAAAGCGATATCGTTTAGAGAAAATTTTGTCAGAGCATACCAAGTTCGGAATGTATGAAACACATAAAATAAAACACGATCACGAAATTTTTTCCAGAGAAGAATTTACAACAATTCCATTGGTGAAAAAATTAAAAGATAAAGCGTACAAACAATTAGGAACCTCAGGAAGTGGAAATCACTTTGTAGAGTTTGGGATCGTTACGATTACCGATGCTGAGAATGAATGGGGGATAAAACCCGGGGATTACTTAGGGTTGCTTACACACAGCGGTTCCAGAGGGTTAGGAGCAAATATAGCAAAACACTATACGCATTTAGCCACCAAACAATGTCCATTACCTAAACACGTACAGCAATTAGCCTGGTTAGATCTGTCGACACATGACGGGCACGAGTACTGGCTAGCGATGAACCTGGCAGGAGATTATGCCCAGGCATGTCATGATGATATCCACAAGAGAATAGGGAAGTTAATTGGGGCTAAACCTATTTGTAAAATAGAGAACCATCACAATTTTGCCTGGAAAGAAATGGTGAATGGAGTTGAATGTATTGTACATAGAAAAGGAGCAACCCCAGCAGGAAAAGGAGCCTTGGGGATTATTCCCGGGTCTATGACTGCACCGGGTTATATCGTTCGGGGGCGAGGGAACTCAGAAAGCTTACATTCTGCTTCTCATGGAGCTGGACGATTGCTGTCCAGAAGAAAATGTAAAGAAAAATTTACCAAAAGCGCTATCAATAAAGTGCTCAAAGAACATGGTGTTACAGTACTTGGAGGAGGGGTTGATGAAGCTCCAATGGCATATAAAAATATACATAATGTAATGGCTAACCAAAAGGAATTAGTAGAGGTAGTAGGCACTTTTACTCCTAAAATTGTCAGAATGGATAGATAA
- a CDS encoding DUF3526 domain-containing protein codes for MLSYNFKYELKTLIRSKWIQALSGILLVVMLFAGFNGKQKVDKRHYDIQKVKEQVAEDDREMISLLDSVAQGHKTSVSPWRIPTSPMVVANYYPRVVSMSPQALTFTAVGQSDLFTHYVQPKVYGDDFSLNYTEMSSPVQLLFGSFDLSFVIIYLLPLLIIAFTYNILSNEKESGSLKILASQPMSIYIWLLQKLLLRFFWLAIITLFIITLTFLLNDFSFTDNLGSFLSFAGLVTVYMLFWFSVSFIVNLLVGSSAKNAISLLGLWVLIVLMLPAIVSQLGNTIYPVPSRTKMINEIRTIKAEAKKQQDKILDNYLRDHPEYATNNSGNYSFWHKYIASQKLVKDKIAPLVADYDLQLEKQQQWIQQWQYISPSIILQQSFNQLAGTSTASYEDFRKQVIGFSEKWKEHFIPMLYKDKTFKSSLVKELPTFSYTPYRYNKGGQHLFILLVFPILIGAIGWYFFNNKLKKGSVIT; via the coding sequence ATGTTATCATATAATTTTAAATACGAATTAAAAACACTTATAAGAAGTAAGTGGATTCAGGCTCTCTCAGGTATCTTATTAGTTGTTATGCTATTTGCCGGTTTTAATGGTAAACAGAAAGTAGACAAAAGACATTATGATATCCAAAAGGTAAAAGAACAAGTTGCCGAAGATGACCGGGAAATGATTTCCCTATTAGACTCAGTAGCTCAAGGACATAAAACATCTGTTTCTCCGTGGAGAATTCCGACCTCTCCAATGGTCGTTGCTAATTACTACCCCAGAGTTGTTTCTATGTCACCTCAGGCATTAACTTTTACTGCTGTAGGTCAAAGCGACCTGTTTACTCATTATGTACAACCCAAAGTATATGGAGATGATTTTTCTTTAAATTATACAGAAATGTCAAGCCCTGTTCAGTTACTTTTCGGAAGTTTTGATCTTTCATTTGTAATTATCTATCTACTTCCATTACTCATCATAGCTTTTACATATAATATTCTCTCTAATGAAAAAGAAAGCGGGTCTCTAAAGATCCTTGCCTCTCAACCAATGTCTATCTATATCTGGTTGTTGCAAAAATTATTACTGCGCTTCTTTTGGTTAGCCATTATCACGCTTTTTATTATTACACTTACTTTTCTTTTGAATGATTTTTCTTTTACCGATAATCTCGGTTCATTTTTATCATTCGCAGGTTTGGTAACAGTTTATATGTTATTTTGGTTTTCTGTATCATTCATAGTAAACTTATTAGTGGGATCTTCTGCTAAAAACGCAATTAGTCTATTAGGACTTTGGGTATTAATTGTTCTTATGTTGCCTGCGATTGTCAGTCAATTAGGAAATACAATTTATCCTGTCCCATCTCGAACAAAAATGATCAATGAAATCAGAACAATTAAAGCAGAAGCTAAGAAACAACAGGATAAAATTTTAGACAATTACCTAAGAGACCATCCGGAGTATGCAACTAACAACAGTGGGAATTATTCTTTTTGGCATAAATACATTGCTTCGCAAAAACTTGTCAAAGATAAAATCGCTCCGCTTGTTGCTGATTATGATCTTCAATTAGAAAAACAACAACAATGGATACAACAGTGGCAATATATTTCTCCTTCTATTATCCTCCAACAGAGCTTTAATCAACTAGCGGGAACTTCGACCGCCAGTTATGAAGATTTCAGAAAACAGGTTATCGGATTTTCTGAGAAATGGAAGGAACATTTTATTCCAATGTTATACAAAGACAAAACTTTTAAAAGTTCCCTGGTCAAAGAATTACCAACGTTTTCATATACCCCTTACAGATATAACAAAGGAGGGCAACATCTGTTCATTCTATTAGTATTCCCGATACTTATTGGGGCAATAGGTTGGTACTTTTTTAATAATAAACTAAAAAAAGGAAGTGTTATCACCTGA